A stretch of the Sulfolobus acidocaldarius SUSAZ genome encodes the following:
- a CDS encoding glutamate synthase: MLVVKNYIPIPRQTDSEFWTADRIDHIRRLALTGKPHKIFPHYDTLRVLDRINFKRENTSVSESPSSKISTSVAGIPVSAPLYLGDMSYGALSGNPNIAIAKVADITETLAGTGEGGLHPEVGKSKRIFIQWASARFGVDMDVLMKGAAIVIKIGQGAKPGIGGHLPGSKVTDPISLTRRIPVGIDAISPAPHHDIYSIEDLGQRIEALKEATGKPVFVKVAATNYIPYIVSGIARMGADGVIIDGHGAGTGATPTVIRDNLGIPIELAVAISDKVLKAQGMRDNFTVIAAGRIANATDAAKLIALGADVVSVGTGALIAMGCVMVHKCHIGSCPTALTNKIDGTRMFEVEFGVKVLTNFVRGFSLELANILDNLGISDVRNLKGRKDLLIGKGLSRETLEVLGIDGEEEELPPKLGELWTKRRKAYLHELINKGDPVITSMGSTSPPDVEKPARILDWIRSDGAQVTRPSIDPYREDIDTSFYLNHGRLYLSLPIIFDITEADEDTKEALSWASFALSSAVFTTETNTKYRDVSISLDGKGALNWSDGYKFGYYIRLPSSPEAVEKVVELKGVPGFIIDEDLGGEDLEIVISDVDTKLKELGVRRRFDILAKSSKLRDSGDAFKLVGLGADSVIMSHKILDVAIGEGSRSSLKDKAFNLVAGFKKEIALLAGAAGVYSVQSTLLGNRELLRAVNLNSYILKRLRIRVAGSL; encoded by the coding sequence TTGCTCGTTGTAAAGAACTATATACCAATACCAAGGCAGACCGATAGCGAGTTCTGGACAGCTGATAGAATAGATCATATTAGGAGATTGGCTCTAACAGGAAAGCCACACAAAATATTTCCCCATTATGATACACTTAGAGTATTAGATAGAATAAACTTCAAAAGGGAGAACACCTCAGTTTCTGAATCCCCTTCATCTAAAATTTCAACAAGTGTTGCCGGGATACCTGTCTCAGCACCCCTTTACCTAGGTGATATGTCTTACGGAGCTTTAAGTGGAAACCCTAATATAGCAATAGCGAAAGTTGCAGATATAACCGAAACCTTAGCTGGTACAGGTGAGGGAGGGTTACATCCTGAGGTGGGCAAGTCAAAGAGGATTTTCATTCAATGGGCTTCTGCACGTTTTGGTGTTGACATGGATGTGTTAATGAAAGGTGCAGCTATAGTAATAAAAATAGGACAAGGAGCTAAACCAGGTATAGGAGGTCATCTACCCGGTAGTAAAGTGACAGACCCGATATCCTTAACTAGAAGGATTCCTGTTGGAATAGACGCTATATCTCCAGCTCCACACCATGACATTTATTCTATAGAAGATCTAGGGCAAAGAATAGAGGCGCTAAAGGAAGCAACGGGTAAACCTGTATTTGTTAAAGTAGCTGCAACAAACTACATACCTTACATTGTTTCAGGAATAGCTAGAATGGGTGCAGATGGTGTAATTATTGATGGGCATGGTGCAGGGACAGGGGCAACGCCTACAGTTATAAGAGATAATCTGGGAATACCAATAGAGCTTGCAGTTGCAATTTCTGATAAAGTACTTAAGGCACAGGGAATGAGGGATAACTTCACTGTTATAGCAGCAGGAAGGATTGCAAATGCTACAGATGCTGCAAAACTAATTGCACTCGGTGCAGATGTTGTGAGTGTTGGTACTGGAGCTTTGATAGCAATGGGTTGTGTTATGGTTCATAAGTGCCATATTGGCTCTTGTCCCACTGCTCTCACCAATAAGATAGATGGGACTAGGATGTTTGAAGTGGAGTTTGGTGTTAAGGTTTTGACTAATTTTGTGAGGGGGTTCTCTCTAGAACTAGCTAACATATTGGATAACTTAGGTATATCTGATGTGAGAAATCTGAAGGGTAGGAAGGATCTCCTGATCGGTAAAGGTCTATCCAGGGAAACATTAGAAGTGTTAGGTATTGATGGGGAGGAAGAGGAGCTTCCACCTAAACTAGGAGAGTTATGGACCAAGAGAAGAAAGGCTTATCTCCACGAATTAATAAACAAGGGAGATCCTGTAATAACAAGTATGGGGAGTACCTCACCACCTGACGTGGAAAAACCTGCTAGAATATTAGACTGGATTAGGTCTGACGGTGCACAGGTTACTAGACCTTCTATTGATCCGTACAGGGAAGACATAGATACAAGTTTCTACTTGAACCATGGTAGACTCTACTTATCACTCCCAATAATCTTTGACATTACAGAGGCTGATGAAGATACAAAAGAGGCATTAAGTTGGGCGTCATTTGCATTGAGCTCTGCAGTATTTACAACCGAAACAAACACTAAATACAGGGACGTTTCCATAAGTCTAGATGGTAAAGGGGCTTTAAACTGGAGTGACGGGTATAAGTTTGGATATTACATTAGACTACCCTCCAGTCCTGAAGCTGTAGAGAAAGTTGTTGAGCTTAAGGGTGTACCTGGGTTTATAATTGATGAAGATTTAGGCGGAGAAGACCTTGAAATAGTTATCTCAGATGTTGATACTAAATTAAAGGAACTAGGAGTGAGAAGAAGATTTGACATCTTAGCTAAATCCTCAAAACTAAGAGATTCTGGAGACGCGTTTAAGCTAGTGGGTTTAGGTGCAGATTCAGTTATAATGAGCCATAAGATCTTAGATGTGGCAATTGGAGAGGGAAGTCGTAGCTCCCTGAAGGATAAGGCATTTAATTTAGTTGCGGGCTTCAAAAAGGAAATAGCTCTATTGGCAGGGGCAGCAGGAGTTTACAGTGTCCAATCCACTTTACTTGGAAATAGGGAGTTACTTAGAGCTGTGAATCTAAACTCGTACATCCTTAAAAGGCTCAGAATCAGAGTGGCTGGTTCCCTATGA